A genomic window from Pagrus major chromosome 23, Pma_NU_1.0 includes:
- the swsap1 gene encoding ATPase SWSAP1 isoform X1, with translation MTDILTLVFRTFMSQTDVTKDLQATAPSAPSPPTCSTLVLGDHSISRSVLLLAAVTAASEMGIKVMFFTQTQIQSLPVSLQKCVPNLSPESLKKIKFSYPRTVEELLQQVASLHESTNTSPSPPSLIIVDRLEAYLCGPGGVSHSGFHPGEQSCAAHLSALLCDSSAFLTQLLKQRSSSSAPCRLIVSFQSEVDTVNASGDAFTTDPILDVLDRYFQVRCTLDRDRSYEAAAAGLQEVWNIYLSGSGITRASSTKECEDRPGVAQEWQLLIFPDGLMEFKMV, from the exons ATGACAGACATTTTAACACTTGTGTTCAGGACTTTCATGTCACAAACGGATGTGACGAAGGACCTCCAGGCCACTGCTCCATCTGCTCCATCGCCTCCGACATGCAGCACGCTGGTGCTCGGGGACCACAGCATCAGCCGCTCCGTGCTGCTGCTGGCGGCCGTGACAGCTGCCTCCGAGATGGGGATAAAAGTGATGTTCTTCACccaaacacaaattcaaagccttcctgtgtctctgcagaaaTGTGTTCCCAACCTGAGCCCGGAGAGTCTAAAG aaaatcaagTTTTCCTATCCCCGGACAGTGGAGGAACTGCTGCAGCAGGTTGCCAGCCTTCATGAATCCACCAACACAtctccctcacctccctcacTGATCATAGTGGACAGGCTGGAGGCCTACCTGTGTGGTCCTGGAGGTGTCAGCCACAGTGGATTTCACCCAGGAGAGCAGTCCTGTGCAGCACACCTGTCTGCGCTGCTGTGCGACAGTTCTGCCTTTCTCACACAACTCCTGAAACAGCGCTCCTCGAGCTCGGCTCCCTGCCGTCTCATCGTCTCTTTTCAGTCAGAAGTGGACACTGTGAATGCTAGTGGGGATGCCTTCACCACAGATCCCATCCTTGATGTTCTTGATCGTTATTTCCAGGTACGATGTACTCTGGACCGAGACAGAAGctatgaagctgcagcagctggactCCAGGAGGTGTGGAACATTTACCTTTCTGGGTCAGGCATCACAAGGGCCTCTAGTACCAAAGAGTGTGAGGACAGGCCAGGTGTAGCCCAAGAGTGGCAGCTGTTAATTTTCCCTGATGGTTTAATGGAGTTTAAGATGGTTTGA
- the swsap1 gene encoding ATPase SWSAP1 isoform X2 — MSQTDVTKDLQATAPSAPSPPTCSTLVLGDHSISRSVLLLAAVTAASEMGIKVMFFTQTQIQSLPVSLQKCVPNLSPESLKKIKFSYPRTVEELLQQVASLHESTNTSPSPPSLIIVDRLEAYLCGPGGVSHSGFHPGEQSCAAHLSALLCDSSAFLTQLLKQRSSSSAPCRLIVSFQSEVDTVNASGDAFTTDPILDVLDRYFQVRCTLDRDRSYEAAAAGLQEVWNIYLSGSGITRASSTKECEDRPGVAQEWQLLIFPDGLMEFKMV, encoded by the exons ATGTCACAAACGGATGTGACGAAGGACCTCCAGGCCACTGCTCCATCTGCTCCATCGCCTCCGACATGCAGCACGCTGGTGCTCGGGGACCACAGCATCAGCCGCTCCGTGCTGCTGCTGGCGGCCGTGACAGCTGCCTCCGAGATGGGGATAAAAGTGATGTTCTTCACccaaacacaaattcaaagccttcctgtgtctctgcagaaaTGTGTTCCCAACCTGAGCCCGGAGAGTCTAAAG aaaatcaagTTTTCCTATCCCCGGACAGTGGAGGAACTGCTGCAGCAGGTTGCCAGCCTTCATGAATCCACCAACACAtctccctcacctccctcacTGATCATAGTGGACAGGCTGGAGGCCTACCTGTGTGGTCCTGGAGGTGTCAGCCACAGTGGATTTCACCCAGGAGAGCAGTCCTGTGCAGCACACCTGTCTGCGCTGCTGTGCGACAGTTCTGCCTTTCTCACACAACTCCTGAAACAGCGCTCCTCGAGCTCGGCTCCCTGCCGTCTCATCGTCTCTTTTCAGTCAGAAGTGGACACTGTGAATGCTAGTGGGGATGCCTTCACCACAGATCCCATCCTTGATGTTCTTGATCGTTATTTCCAGGTACGATGTACTCTGGACCGAGACAGAAGctatgaagctgcagcagctggactCCAGGAGGTGTGGAACATTTACCTTTCTGGGTCAGGCATCACAAGGGCCTCTAGTACCAAAGAGTGTGAGGACAGGCCAGGTGTAGCCCAAGAGTGGCAGCTGTTAATTTTCCCTGATGGTTTAATGGAGTTTAAGATGGTTTGA
- the znf653 gene encoding zinc finger protein 653 has protein sequence MRRCRGRPRLTDTDRAQRRLESRKKYDVRRVYLGESHKLWSELRRRTSLSDAGLAEYLILLNSTYGDKYQQKYCGKKIAPEVKQKKGRKERVSSLQSLVCWYQEHSCSCPHEPQLRALEPQPNFSTAAIWQCDSDHSFVQYLFSPPREASDSEQEGEVNEEGDGENVAKTDMPVAKGVVSRKRRKEAHKQFKDVEENVDVSETQHAPMSPIKQTSALDHPPSIEASSKDVPLTGQPVWEMEMVMEQQQGSPAAAFSSVPSEEEAEEAEDLRQERDGEEEEIRTVPHGYERVTVTTSLADKLEKADEDLVLTQSLSGSVPLGAQPELSVPPPMQEQSELFDPQTLQTVVTSCEIPDQRTALEGSQLIIITGPSYEALASEGIQLNMGGGNVEEVTCTVIGGVTYNQVCTSDSKLRTAEDEDSMTGLSDKQLLQPSVDALELGSDRELQRSLSSVRSKRNRRGPVIEADGMLKMFHCPYEGCSQVYVAISSFQNHVNLVHRKGRTKVCPHPGCGKKFYLSNHLHRHMIIHSGVRDFICETCGKSFKRKNHLEVHRRTHTGETPLQCEICGYQCRQRASLNWHMKKHTPEAHYNFTCEFCEKRFEKLDSVKFHKLKSHPDKQAT, from the exons ATGAGGCGTTGCAGAGGACGGCCCAGGCTCACGGACACCGACCGAGCTCAGAGGCGTCTTGAATCCCGAAAGAAGTACGATGTGAGGAGGGTGTACCTGGGAGAGTCGCACAAGCTGTGGAGTGAGCTCCGCAGGCGGACCAGTCTGAGTGATGCTGGACTGGCAGAGTATCTGATCCTGCTCAACTCCACCTATGGAGACAAATACCAGCAGAAATACTGCGG GAAGAAAATTGCTCCagaagtaaaacagaaaaaag GCAGGAAGGAGCGAGTCTCCAGCCTCCAGAGTCTGGTGTGTTGGTACCAGGAGCACTCCTGCTCCTGCCCTCATGAGCCCCAGCTCAGAGCCCTGGAGCCCCAGCCCAACTTTTccactgctgccatctggcaatgTGACTCTGACCACTCATTTGTGCAATACCTTTTCTCACCACCGAGGGAGGCAAGTGACTCTGAGCAAGAAGGGGAAGTGAACGAAGAGGGCGATGGAGAGAATGTAGCAAAGACAGACATGCCTGTCGCTAAAGGTGTAgtgagcaggaagaggagaaaggaggctCACAAACAGTTCAAAG ATGTGGAAGAAAATGTGGATGTTTCTGAGACACAACATGCCCCCATGAGCCCCATAAAACAGACTTCAGCTCTAGACCACCCGCCCAGTATAGAGGCCTCTTCCAAGGATGTTCCACTGACAGGACAGCCGGTCtgggagatggagatggtcATGGAGCAACAACAAGGCTCCCCTGCAGCAGCATTTTCCTCCGTCCCCTCAGAGGAGGAGGCCGAGGAGGCTGAGGATCTGAGgcaggagagagatggagaagaggaagagatcAGGACTGTACCGCACGGTTATGAGCGTGTTACTGTAACAACGTCCTTAGCTGATAAACTGGAGAAGGCGGACGAGGACTTAGTGCTGACACAGAGCTTGAGCGGCTCAGTCCCGCTGGGAGCTCAGCCGGAGCTGTCAGTCCCGCCGCCCATGCAAGAGCAGAGCGAGCTGTTTGACCCTCAGACTCTGCAGACGGTGGTGACCAGCTGTGAGATTCCTGACCAGAGGACCGCTTTGGAAGGCTCACAG TTAATTATCATCACTGGCCCCAGCTATGAAGCCCTGGCATCAGAGGGCATCCAGCTCAACATGGGCGGCGGAAACGTGGAGGAAGTCACCTGCACTGTCATCGGGGGTGTCACCTACAACCAGGTTTGCACGTCTGACTCAAAACTAAGAACAGCGGAGGATGAAGACTCCATGACAG gtttGAGcgacaaacagctgctgcagcccaGTGTCGATGCTCTGGAGCTGGGTAgtgacagagagctgcagcgGAGTCTGAGCAG CGTCAGGTCAAAGAGAAACAGGCGAGGTCCCGTCATTGAAGCAGATGGGATGCTCAAGATGTTCCACTGTCCATACGAGGGCTGCAGTCAAGTCTATGTTGCTATTAGCAGCTTTCAG aaTCACGTCAACCTCGTTCACAGGAAAGGGAGGACCAAAGTTTGCCCCCATCCAGGCTGTGGGAAAAAGTTCTACCTGTCAAACCACCTGCATCGCCATATGATTATCCATTCAG GGGTCAGAGATTTCATCTGTGAGACGTGCGGGAAATCATTTAAGCGTAAGAATCACCTGGAGGTTCACCGGCGGACCCACACAGGAGAAACACCACTGCA ATGTGAAATCTGTGGCTACCAGTGTCGCCAGCGTGCGTCCCTGAACTGGCACATGAAGAAACACACTCCAGAGGCCCACTACAACTTCACCTGCGAGTTCTGTGAGAAGAGGTTCGAGAAGCTGGACAGCGTTAAATTCCACAAGCTAAAGAGCCACCCAGACAAGCAGGCAACCTGA